The DNA segment CGTTCCGCGGCCACGGTGACCCCAGCCCCCGGGACGGCCCGATGCAGACGTTCCTGCCCTATCCAGGCTTCCAGCGGTCGGCGTCGGTACTCGACCGCCGTCGGCTCGGCAAGCAACGGGTGGAGGCCCTCCAGGTCCTGCGCGGCCTGATCGTGCCGGGCTACGGGTGGCGCCGGCATCCGGCGGTTCGCATGTGGACCGGCTACGAGGAGGCGCTGGTGCGTTACGGCCTCGAGATCTGCCGGGTCTGGCGCGACCGGGGGCACCAGGACAACTGCGCCGCCACGCTCGTCGCCGATCTGGCCACCGTCCGGCCCGGCGCACCGGTGCGCGGTCAGGGGGAACTGGCCGAGGCGGGTGAACTGCCACCCTGGATCGGGGACGACGCCCTGCACCGCAGCCACCGTTCGGCCCTGGTACGCAAGGACCCGGCCTTCTACACGGAGTGCTTCCCCGGGGAGCCGGACGACCTGCCGTACGTCTGGCCGGCCTCGGACCGTTCTCCCCGGGTCCTCCCCGGCTGAGGCCACCGTTCCGTCACCTTCGCACCGCCCGTTCTCTGCCCCGCTCCGAACGCACGGACGCCCCGGCGTTCCCCTCCGCGGGGTCCGCCGGGGCGGACCGGACGGTAGGCGCGGTGCGCCTACCGTCCGGACAGGTACTCCTCGACGCCCGGTGCGGTGTACGCGTCCTCGGCGTTCACCACGGCACCCGTCGCCTTCGCGTCGGGCTTGAGGACGTACGTCTCGACGCTCGCCGGGCGGTCGACGTCGGAGAAGTTCTGTGCGGTGCCGAGGCCGATGTCGGCGTTCTTCTGTGAGCGGTGCGCCTTGACGACGTCCTCACGGCTGAGGCCGCCGGCATCGCAGGCCGCCTTCAGGTCGGCACCCATGAGCTGTGCGGCGTTGTAGCCGGACAGCACGCCGGAGTCGACGGGCGAGTCCGGGTACTTCTTCTTGTACGAGGTCACCATGCGCTGGACCATCGGCAGTTCGGAGCTGACCGCGGGTGCGGCGCTCACCACGTGCAGCATGGCGGCCAGGGCCGGCGCGGCCGGGGTCTCCATGAGCTGGGGCGCGTAGCCCGGTGCGCTGCTGACGACGGGGACGCTCAGACCGCGGGAGGCGGCGACGCCGACGAGGGAGGCCGTCTGGGCGGGTCCGGCACTGATCAGGACGGCCTTGACGCCCTCCTTGCCCAGGGCGGAGACCTGTGCGGACAGGTCGGTGTCCGTGGCCTGGATCTTCTGCCCGGCGATTTTCAGTCCGGCCTGTTCGGCCGCCCAGGTGGAGCCTTCCAGCGCGTTGGCGCCGTAGTCGCCCTCGAAGTAGACGTGACCGATGGTGTCACCCTTCTTCACTCCCTTGGTGCGGGTGAGGAAGTCGACCGCGGCGATCATGTCGATGTCGTAGGTGGTGCCGAGGACCTGAATGGCGTCCTTCCCGAGCAGGGATGCGGCCCAGGCCTGCGGGAAGGTGAGCACCTTGTCGCGCTCGATGTCGTCGAGCAGGGCCGCGACGACGGGCGAGCCGATGACCTGGGGCAGGGCGACGACGTCCGGCGCGATGTCGGCGTAGGCGGTCACCGCCTTCTGCACGTCGTAACCGTGGTCCTTGACGACGATCTCGATCTTGCGGTCGCAGATGCCGCCGTCGGCGTTGGTCTCGTCGGCCCACATCTGCTGGACCTGCACGATGCTCTTGCCGAGCGTGGCGTACGGGCCGGTGAGGTCGGTGAGGGCGCCCAGCCGGATGGTGTCGGCGCTGACGCCGGGGCCGGTGCGGACGCCGTCGGCGGATTCGCTGCCCCCGTTGCCGTCGTCCGCCTTGGAACTGCACCCGGTGGCCGCGAGCAGCAGGACGAGGGCTCCGGCGAGGGCGGCGCCGCTGGTGCGGCGCCGGGTGCGGGGCCGGTGATGCATGGTGTTCACGGGGTGTGCTCCTTGGGTCGTGCGGCTGCGGCCGGTTGCGGTGGTGTCTGGGCTGGGTCGGTGGCGGGGGCTCGGGTGCGTCGGCGCCGTACGCGGTCGCGGGCCCGGCGGGCCAGCCCGTGCAGGCCGTCGGGCGCGTACAGCAGGACGAGGACGATCGCGGCCCCGTAGAGGTAGCGGGCGGCCTCGGTGGGGCCGAGGGAGCCGTCGCCCGAGCCGGGGGCTGCCACCAGGGGGAGTTGGTCGGCGTAGCGGGCCATGAGCAGCGGGAGCGCGGTGACGAAGACGGCTCCCGCGGTGGCTCCGGCGGCGGAGCCGAGCCCGCCGATGACGATCATGGCGAGGTAGTCCACGGAGAGGACCAGGGAGAAGTAGTCCGGGACGACCCGGCGGAAGGAGAGGGCGAGGAGAACACCCGCGAGCCCTGCGTACATGGACGACACCACGAAGGCCGCCGAACGGTGGCGGGCGACGTCGACGCCCATCACGGCGGCCGCGGTCTCGCTGTCGCGCAGGGCGGCGAGCGCCCGCCCGGGGCGCCCGCGCAGCAGACCGCGGGCGGTGAACCAGGTGACCGCGAACAGCGCCAGGCCCAGGAACCACAGCCGCTCCTCCGCGCCGAACGGCACACCG comes from the Streptomyces sp. KMM 9044 genome and includes:
- a CDS encoding MSMEG_6728 family protein — translated: MQTFLPYPGFQRSASVLDRRRLGKQRVEALQVLRGLIVPGYGWRRHPAVRMWTGYEEALVRYGLEICRVWRDRGHQDNCAATLVADLATVRPGAPVRGQGELAEAGELPPWIGDDALHRSHRSALVRKDPAFYTECFPGEPDDLPYVWPASDRSPRVLPG
- a CDS encoding ABC transporter substrate-binding protein, which gives rise to MNTMHHRPRTRRRTSGAALAGALVLLLAATGCSSKADDGNGGSESADGVRTGPGVSADTIRLGALTDLTGPYATLGKSIVQVQQMWADETNADGGICDRKIEIVVKDHGYDVQKAVTAYADIAPDVVALPQVIGSPVVAALLDDIERDKVLTFPQAWAASLLGKDAIQVLGTTYDIDMIAAVDFLTRTKGVKKGDTIGHVYFEGDYGANALEGSTWAAEQAGLKIAGQKIQATDTDLSAQVSALGKEGVKAVLISAGPAQTASLVGVAASRGLSVPVVSSAPGYAPQLMETPAAPALAAMLHVVSAAPAVSSELPMVQRMVTSYKKKYPDSPVDSGVLSGYNAAQLMGADLKAACDAGGLSREDVVKAHRSQKNADIGLGTAQNFSDVDRPASVETYVLKPDAKATGAVVNAEDAYTAPGVEEYLSGR
- a CDS encoding branched-chain amino acid ABC transporter permease, whose product is MSDRIPTVLTGRGARMALLAVVLCLPPFYLDAFWLRIGLFSMAAAIGAIGLALLTGTAGQLSLGHAFFLAVGAYGYTWLAGEPGPGLPTALAALLAVLLTGAAGGLFSPVAARVRGIYLGIATLALVFLGHHVLLTADGVTGGFNGRSVPPLNLGGFTFGADGPELTVLGVPFGAEERLWFLGLALFAVTWFTARGLLRGRPGRALAALRDSETAAAVMGVDVARHRSAAFVVSSMYAGLAGVLLALSFRRVVPDYFSLVLSVDYLAMIVIGGLGSAAGATAGAVFVTALPLLMARYADQLPLVAAPGSGDGSLGPTEAARYLYGAAIVLVLLYAPDGLHGLARRARDRVRRRRTRAPATDPAQTPPQPAAAARPKEHTP